One part of the Tachysurus fulvidraco isolate hzauxx_2018 chromosome 23, HZAU_PFXX_2.0, whole genome shotgun sequence genome encodes these proteins:
- the gmeb2 gene encoding glucocorticoid modulatory element-binding protein 2 has translation MASTSEENVHVEEVVVVTTPDNSAQSPTEEDVKNMLETTDLQPSEVENLEQSLEAESSPAISLPKEAVLMKLSADVDADTDILYQITCGDSKADLVWKKFVCPGINVKCVQFNNHLISPKEFVYLAGKSTLKDWKRAIRLNGTMLRKIMDSGELDFFQHSKLCSNTCRSTKIDLVGTRAPLSSQASTETTPTPSSADVNGSPATFTSETSDESTEWVTAIGEDTMTFWKGLKDAGLLEDIVEDLQKEIEEILKGLEERINEPPLQDKDAALLNNIVQNFGMLDLVKKVLASHKSEMDRCREQYTQSLAALERQCDEHRKRAKELKSKSQHLNNVLMNLTPVATPPAPKRPRLTRAVSGPASVMAPPAQPTQFTLPITQLTGIPLDKILSTVGGSAPGQSPFIGSYTVLTSSGGAELQHDMSNLTVLSSDVAGGSIVKVLSPIQLLTLPTLGAGATLQNLTAPAGGSTFVALPVSAAAVETLGAHAEETRAEGSAEQQTKDKQ, from the exons ATGGCCTCCACCTCTGAGGAGAACGTCCACGTAGAGGAGGTGGTGGTAGTGACGACGCCGGACAACTCGGCTCAGAGTCCCACGGAGGAGGACGTGAAGAACATGCTGGAGACCACAGACCTTCAACCgtctga GGTCGAGAATTTGGAACAGAGCTTAGAGGCTGAATCCAGTCCTGCCATCTCTCTGCCTAAAGAAGCTGTGCTCA TGAAGCTTTCGGCAGACGTGGACGCGGACACGGACATCCTTTATCAAATAACCTGCGGAGACAGCAAGGCCGACCTGGTGTGGAAAAAATTTGTCTGCCCCGGGATCAACGTCAAGTGTGTGCAG TTCAACAATCACCTGATCAGTCCTAAGGAGTTTGTTTACCTGGCTGGAAAATCCACTCTGAAAGACTGGAAGAGAGCGATACGGCTCAACGGCACCATGTTAAG GAAGATCATGGACTCCGGTGAGCTGGACTTCTTCCAGCACTCGAAGCTGTGCTCCAACACGTGCCGCAGCACCAAGATCGACCTGGTGGGGACACGAGCACCTCTCAGCAGCCAGGCGTCCACCGAGACCACGCCCACTCCGTCTTCCGCTGACG tAAACGGATCTCCGGCCACATTTACATCAGAAACGTCAGACGAAAGCACCGAGTGGGTCACGGCTATAGGAG AGGACACCATGACGTTCTGGAAAGGTCTGAAGGATGCCGGTCTGCTGGAGGACATCGTGGAGGACCTGCAGAAAGAGATCGAGGAGATCCTCAAAGGCCTGGAAGAACGCATCAACGAACCCCCGCTGCAGGACAAAG atGCTGCGCTGCTGAATAATATCGTTCAGAACTTTGGGATGCTGGACCTGGTGAAGAAAGTGCTGGCCAGCCACAAGAGTGAAATGGATCGCTGCAGGGAACAGTACACTCAGAGTTTAGCAG CTCTGGAGCGCCAGTGTGACGAACACCGCAAACGTGCCAAGGAACTGAAGAGCAAATCCCAGCACCTCAACAACGTCCTCATGAACCTGACCCCTGTAGCCACACCCCCAGCTCCCAAGCGCCCCCGCCTCACCCGTGCCGTTTCCGGACCCGCCTCGGTGATGGCTCCACCCGCTCAGCCCACCCAGTTTACCCTGcccatcacacagctcacaggCATCCCATTAGACAAAATCTTATCGACTGTGGGAGGCTCCGCCCCTGGTCAGTCCCCCTTTATAGGGAGCTACACAGTCCTGACATCTTCAGGAGGAGCAGAACTGCAGCATGACATGTCCAATCTGACCGTGCTGAGCTCAGATGTAGCAGGAGGCTCCATCGTTAAAGTGCTCAGTCCCATTCAGCTGCTCACGCTGCCCACTCTGGGAGCCGGAGCCACGCTGCAGAACCTGACAGcaccagcagggggcagcaCCTTCGTGGCCCTGCCGGTTAGTGCCGCTGCAGTGGAGACACTGGGAGCTCATGCAGAAGAGACGAGAGCAGAGGGCAGCGCTGAACAGCAGACCAAAGACAAGCAATAG
- the pdyn gene encoding proenkephalin-B, whose translation MEWYVLVLMLSLPSLSWAGCSEQCLKCALQISDSPLNLLTCTLECDGTLTSSSELIRCEKILWDRPEDDLQDPIVTNPVKRYGGFIKRIEKNKKNLLISPWRENAVEKGSLAKKYGDAMLKVMERNAPELTEEVEGEERTGTGDWERSENELGLYDSSFPLNEVKRYGGFRRKFVPKRSEPEEETGQQELQKRYGGFMRRIRPKLNWDNQKRYGGFLRRHFKISVRSDEEPSSYDEFGL comes from the exons ATGGAGTGGTATGTGTTGGTGTTGATGCTCAGTTTGCCCTCTTTATCCTGGGCTGGCTGCTCTGAACAGTGTCTCAAATGCGCTCTGCAGATCTCCGACTCACCGCTCAACCTGCTG ACCTGTACTTTAGAGTGCGACGGGACACTGACGTCCAGCAGCGAGCTGATTCGGTGCGAGAAGATCTTATGGGATCGACCCGAGGACGATCTACAGGATCCGATAGTGACCAATCCAGTCAAGCGTTACGGAGGATTCATAAAAAGGAtcgagaaaaacaaaaaaaacctgcttaTTTCACCCTGGAGGGAGAACGCTGTAGAAAAGGGGTCACTGGCAAAGAAATACGGCGACGCCATGTTAAAGGTGATGGAGAGAAATGCACCCGAACTGACCGAGGAAGTCGAAGGTGAAGAACGAACTGGGACTGGGGACTGGGAACGTTCAGAGAATGAACTGGGACTTTACGACAGTTCGTTTCCGCTGAACGAGGTAAAACGTTATGGCGGCTTCCGGCGAAAATTTGTCCCCAAAAGAAGCGAGCCTGAAGAAGAAACCGGCCAACAGGAGCTGCAGAAAAGATACGGAGGCTTCATGAGAAGAATCCGTCCTAAATTGAACTGGGACAACCAGAAGAGATATGGCGGCTTTTTACGACGTCATTTCAAAATATCTGTGCGTTCCGACGAGGAGCCTTCATCATACGACGAATTTGGTCTTTAA